The following are from one region of the Gossypium hirsutum isolate 1008001.06 chromosome D03, Gossypium_hirsutum_v2.1, whole genome shotgun sequence genome:
- the LOC107909375 gene encoding UDP-glycosyltransferase 72E1, with the protein MSFFFLVPVYIRAKLELWFSSWSFSFKILWVIMHTGKVHVALVASPGMGHLIPVLELGKRLVSHHGISATIFVVTMDASLSRSQLLKVSGITDDFLDVVLLPAVDISARVDKTTGILRQMAMMVHEALPSLRSAILAMEVQPIALIVDMFATEAFVVAEEFMMFKYVFVTTNAWFLALTVHGPNLDKEVDQDDHINNQKPIHIPGCEPVRFVDCYEQFLRRNKVYFRMGTEISTADGILVNSFYDLEPLTLAALHDTRKVGLAPKAPVYPIGPLVRPVELSLRGEVLRWLDMQPKESVLYVSFGSGGTLSAKQTIELAWGLENSQQRFIWVVRPPVENDSAATVFKSNGVNNDFLDYLPEGFLNRTCKNGLVVPKWAPQTEILSHPSIGGFLSHCGWNSSLESIVNGVPMIVWPLYAEQKMNATVLAEHIGVATRSKLLAPKGVVGRDAIAAMIQKIMVDKEGEAIRAKVKMLKSCAVKAVSNGGSSYNALAIVAEECKIGMQRRNAKTG; encoded by the coding sequence ATGTCGTTTTTCTTTTTGGTCCCTGTATATATCAGGGCCAAGCTTGAGCTATGGTTTTCATCTTGGTcatttagtttcaaaattttgtGGGTCATTATGCACACCGGGAAGGTTCATGTTGCTCTTGTTGCCAGTCCCGGCATGGGACATCTTATTCCGGTGCTCGAACTCGGAAAAAGACTAGTTTCTCATCACGGGATTAGTGCAACTATCTTTGTAGTCACGATGGATGCCTCTTTGTCTCGATCCCAACTCCTGAAAGTATCAGGGATCACGGATGATTTCCTTGATGTTGTTTTGTTGCCGGCTGTGGATATTTCGGCTCGGGTTGATAAAACCACTGGGATCTTAAGGCAGATGGCGATGATGGTCCACGAGGCTTTACCGAGCTTACGATCCGCGATATTAGCGATGGAAGTCCAACCCATCGCTCTTATTGTCGACATGTTTGCGACCGAAGCTTTTGTTGTTGCGGAAGAGTTCATGATGTTCAAGTATGTTTTCGTCACTACTAATGCTTGGTTTCTTGCCCTTACAGTCCATGGACCGAACCTCGATAAGGAAGTGGATCAAGATGATCACATTAACAATCAAAAGCCTATTCACATTCCCGGGTGTGAACCGGTTCGGTTTGTTGATTGTTACGAGCAATTTCTGCGACGAAACAAGGTGTATTTCCGCATGGGAACTGAGATATCCACAGCAGACGGAATACTAGTGAACTCGTTTTACGATCTGGAACCACTGACACTTGCTGCTTTGCATGATACACGGAAGGTAGGACTGGCTCCGAAAGCGCCCGTTTACCCAATCGGACCGTTGGTGAGGCCAGTTGAGCTGAGTTTGAGAGGTGAAGTTCTAAGGTGGCTCGATATGCAACCTAAAGAATCGGTGTTATATGTTTCTTTCGGAAGTGGTGGGACCCTTTCGGCGAAGCAAACCATAGAGTTGGCATGGGGTTTAGAAAACAGTCAACAACGGTTCATTTGGGTGGTTCGTCCACCGGTAGAGAATGATTCAGCAGCGACAGTTTTTAAGTCAAACGGCGTCAACAATGACTTCCTGGACTACTTGCCCGAAGGGTTCTTGAATCGGACCTGCAAAAACGGGTTGGTGGTTCCAAAGTGGGCACCTCAAACTGAAATCTTGAGCCATCCATCCATAGGTGGATTTTTGTCTCATTGCGGGTGGAATTCAAGTCTGGAGAGTATCGTCAACGGTGTTCCGATGATCGTGTGGCCATTATACGCCGAACAAAAGATGAATGCTACGGTACTAGCTGAGCACATTGGGGTGGCAACCAGATCGAAGTTATTAGCGCCAAAGGGTGTGGTTGGGAGAGATGCGATAGCGGCAATGATCCAAAAGATTATGGTCGATAAAGAAGGTGAAGCAATTAGAGCCAAAGTGAAAATGCTAAAATCATGCGCTGTAAAGGCTGTTAGCAATGGCGGCTCCTCTTATAATGCTCTGGCTATAGTCGCCGAAGAGTGCAAGATTGGAATGCAACGCCGGAATGCAAAAACAGGCTGA
- the LOC107909376 gene encoding probable NAD(P)H dehydrogenase (quinone) FQR1-like 2, with the protein MGKGGGCVPSKKKHPSSAEDPARRRGSSTTAANNAPIPATDEETREIPASTADSVNTQSVAATLKVFIVFYSMYGHVEKLAKRMKKGVEGVEGVEAVLFRVPEMLPTDVLELMKVPPKDPEIPEITAAELATADGFLFGFPTRYGCMAAQMKAFFDSTGQLWKEQTLAGKPAGFFVSTGTQGGGQETTAWTAITQLAHHGMLFVPIGYTFGAGMFKMDSIRGGSPYGAGVYAGDGTREPSETELALAEHQGKYMAGVIKRLYQA; encoded by the exons CGCCGCCGTGGGTCTTCCACAACAGCCGCCAACAACGCACCCATCCCCGCCACCGATGAAGAAACCCGCGAAATCCCCGCCTCGACGGCGGATTCCGTCAATACCCAATCAGTCGCCGCGACCCTGAAAGTGTTCATCGTTTTTTATTCCATGTACGGGCACGTGGAGAAGCTGGCGAAGCGGATGAAGAAAGGGGTGGAAGGCGTCGAAGGTGTGGAGGCAGTTCTTTTTCGGGTCCCCGAGATGCTTCCGACTGATGTATTGGAGCTCATGAAGGTTCCGCCTAAAGACCCAGAAATTCCGGAGATTACGGCGGCGGAATTGGCGACAGCTGATGGGTTTTTGTTTGGGTTTCCGACGAGATATGGGTGTATGGCGGCTCAAATGAAAGCGTTTTTCGATTCAACGGGTCAGCTCTGGAAGGAGCAAACGCTGGCCGGGAAACCTGCTGGATTCTTTGTTAGCACCGGAACTCAAGGAGGCGGCCAAGAAACCACCGC TTGGACGGCAATAACCCAGTTAGCGCACCATGGAATGCTATTTGTTCCTATTGGCTACACTTTCGGAGCTGGTATGTTCAAGATGGATTCCATACGAGGAGGTTCACCATATGGTGCTGGTGTTTACGCTGGTGATGGCACAAGAGAACCAAGTGAAACCGAGCTAGCTCTTGCAGAGCATCAAGGGAAGTACATGGCCGGCGTGATCAAGCGGCTTTATCAGGCATGA